CTCTCAGTTGCCATTAAATGGTACTTATACTCGTcatgttttctttattaattgaGGATGCAGAGCAAACGTGGATgcagtaatataaatattatcgtGCTGCTGAATTGAACATGCTGTGGTAGCTCTTGAATCTGAAATTTAGTACATTATTTCCTATTTTTCATCAGTCAATTAATAGGAAATGGATCGCAGTACGACAAGATGATATTAATAGATCATCGAATCtcaatcttttctatttaatttctgtttatattttttcaaggataaaaatctcgataaacaaaaaaaaaaaaaaactaataaaaagaaactaattCCAAATTCAAGACTTagatatgaaaataaagaaaaaggagttGCCGTCGTGATTTGACTTGTCTTGGTTGGTGAGTTGGCTAAGAGAGCGGCAAttaggttttgattttatttttaagagaatCTTATTGTCCCTGTACTTCTTGCTTGCATGTATACAAGTAAAACCACACCAAACAACAACTAGCAGCTTATTTGAAAGTATACttgttaaaagtatttttttttatttaaaaatatattaaaataacatatatattttattttttaaaattttttaatattatcacattaaaataatctaaaaataccaaaaaatattaatttaaaacaaaacaaataattttattttttttcaaaaaacacttttaaaatataaaaataaatagggttTAAGAATAAGATatcgatttaaaaaaaacctaacttggttacataaaaaaattttatttgaatttttttcagttccatgaagagagagagaattgagAGTGACAGAACTATGTATTATACATGGgagttataatattatttaatatggttAAAATTCTAGTTTGATTGGAGATGtaaaatgtaatattttaaaaaataaaagtaaggccaataattaattaaattataagatgGTTGATGTAAAGTGAATACAAAGTCAACTTTGATAACATGGCATGCGTGGTGGCGGCATTCTGAAATATCCGTCGCTGGCAACCTGCTTCTTGACATGGTCCATTGTTGATAATAATcgtttacttttttatttactattaaaaagttttgtcacatgttttttttattattattattgtttctgCAATTGACACATATAAAGATATGGATTTGAGTTTAACACATATTTAAACTCTAAGATTAGATAAAACATGATCGAAGTTGAAAAAATCTGTAGTTTTCCGGTCAAAATcccaaaaaatctaaaaagaatgttttaaatactttaaacaTTCATAAATATccataaaacaacaaataaaaaaagaagctaaaattcaaaattaataagggaaaaaaaatctaaaatacagCCGAAAacccaaatataattttgaggGTATTTGAAGTGGAGTTTAGCGAATCCAAGCACCAAATAAGTTTGGCTCACGAATAAGAAATTaacactaatttaattttttttttttatctacaccCTCCCTGTAAAATCTAAGTTTAATCAAATAATCGGATAAAAAATTACAGCTATTTTGAATCTTATCCATAAAATCATAGGTTAATTGTTCCATAAAATCACAGATTAATTGTTTAATCTTATCTAAAGTTTAATCTAAGTTTAAGTTGTTCATTTAGACAACTTCTTAAACTGTTTCTATATATCAATCTTATCCATAAAATCATAGGTTAATTGTTCCACATGGTAATAAAAGGCTAGAGAACACATAATAATTTACATTGATTAAACAACTCtttagtcaataaaaaaaaaatgcttcaaATTAGTTCTGAAATGTGGATGAGAAGGCAGGATTACATGTGTGGTAGAGGaagtgcatgtttttttttttattatttaaaaaaggccAAGGTTTTATCCAGCACAAGGTAATACAAACATGACATGCCTTATTTATTACTCCAACTCAaggaaatatttaattaaatattcctTTTGGACATGGCATAGCAATCAACTAATTGCCAACTACAACTTGCTGACAGATGTTTGCATGTGATATCATTTCCATCAGAAGTCAATTTCATGATTTGAGCTGTTGTGAGGTAAATTCAACTTGCCAGTTGCATTTTATGGCTGGCTTAATTAATCATCTGATTAATTAAAAGCTGCGTCGATCGCTTTCTTTTCTATAATTGCTGAGTTTTCCTTGATTGTCTTTTCCAAGAGAACGAATATTTTATCGCAGGTCTTAGTCCGATGGGAGAATCTAATAAGATTTGAATTACATATCCTGTCCtaaataatccaaattttacATAGTTTGATGCTGATGaggttctttaacatggtattatAGGATCTGGTTTGCGCTTCCctgctataaaaataaaaaatatatataattacattaaaaaattaagagagtaaaataaaaagataataataaattatattaactcaaattaacaaataaaatttacagCTTAAATAATGGATATGActataataaattaatccaattaaataaattttgttttttccttttcttagttaAACTTTCATTGGATCTTAATTGATCATAAATCGGATTAAGTttagaagtaaataaaaaaggtttttaaaactaattgataaaaaatgatgaaattgtatttgtttttaattttaagtttaataaaaaaaaaaaaatgataacaaagGGTTAATctgcatgttttttatttttttaatttaaggggGAGggattgcattaaaaaaagcCTAAGCCTAAGAAGTTGTGTTATAAATGTCGAATTAGCAATCTGTGCCAAGAACTAAACCGAGtctaaagattttttaaaaaacatctccACAAAAAAGCCCAGGTGTGCGGGTTGAAGGTCTATTATGTTTGGGCCTAATAGAAAAGGTGTCCAAGCACTTGGGTCTAATGGCCCAGACACACACGATTGAgccttatattttgtttttaaatatttttaaggagtggaccttttaaaaaaataaactaggcAACACATCGTTTGGTGAAGTAGACAGCATGTCGCTTGTCTGTCCAGAAACTGACCACCATAATAGTACTTAGAAAATTAGGGTGGAGGTATTTTTGccaaaaatccttttttttttttaacctattttaACCAAAGACAATTTATAAACACCCTCTCAATACCTAGAAATCAATCTATCAACCTATAAAACTCCAAAAATAACCtcaaaacatgaaatcaaatcgggttaattttttttcctcaacttCAATCTAATGTTTTGGTAACATTAAGTTTCGAAACAACCACCATAAAATTCTGTTCATTGAAAGAAACTCGTGAACACCAACATCAACTTACTTAATGGCTATAATATGTGAAAAAAATGtctttctctctatatatagcGAAACGTGACAAAAAATTTCTCTTTCCATACAAATCTAGGAacttaaaactaataaaaataattttaggtaccaaaatgaaatttaaaaaaacataaggaaTCAAAAagatctaattttataaattggtGGATTAAAGTGTATTTGTTAAGCCAAACTTAAACACACTACTTATTTTTGGTGTATTTTCTAAGTTGatcctctttcttttaattttatccctatcCAAATATTTGAAGCAATTGGGTGCTAATTTTACAGTTaaaagacataataaaaaaaaaattaaagaatcaaagtgaaaaataaaataacaatgctCCATTCATAGTGTACTGTAAGTgggtgaataatatttttttcactattcaaATACACTCtttcactttaatttattttgttatgccaacatgatttttgtcttttttatttttttatatttagataaatactcgaattaatttatatattaatcagGATTACATTTTTTTCTCCTAATGATTTAAAAACCACACATTCTATATCATTATATTGCATTAAGAGGAATTCAAtaagttattttgaattttaactttaaatttgaaTCTAAAAATCTAAGAAATGAAAACATCTCTTTAACAATTAGACCAATTTTTAAacatcaaagataaaaaaaatatatgcatatgCAACATACTATATACATTTCAACTAAATTACTCTTGTTTTATAAAGGAAGAAAGATTcacatgtttttcttatttatagttGAATAATTTTGGAAAAGTAGGGTTCAAAAACTGACAACTTCCTCCACCACTTTGATCTGGCACAAGTCACGACCAATTAGTTGACATTCTTACGTATATATATGTAAATTGTttgtataattagttttttttttcttttcccttataATATACTCCATTAATATTCAGTTGAATAATTTCCAGTAAAGATTTATATTtcacaaatcaaaatcaaacaaaagtaGGCTCATGATAAGACATCAATATTCATCAGACAGCTTGATTAAACATAAATTCACATAACAGTAGGAAATCTTACAGAGGTAACCTGGATATATTTTCCGACTACTCCGCTTATCCTCTAATACTGTACATGATTTCATATAGGAGAAGACACTCCCTTAAGGCTTGAACTCCAAGCTCACCTTACCACACGCACTTGGAAGTGCTAATTAAAGTACAAATTATGAAGATTGAAGCAACAACAAAATACTACATATATAATCCTAATTAGAAGTAATTCAAAGCAGTGATCTAGATGGGCTAAGAAGGTGATAAGATCCGTAGTTCTTGGCAAAGCCACATCCTAGATGAATCTTGTCGTCAACATTAGTGTCCTCCACGGCCATCAACACTTTGTAGAAGATATCAACGTTGCACGGTAGTGTAAGAGGGCCTTCAGAGCTGTAACCATACTCAGACTCCGCTTCTTCAAGCAGCATCTTGAATAGTGGGTGGTTTGCATACTCTGTCTTGATCACAAACCTTTGTTTCTGGGGTCCGACATAGACAGAGAAGCAACCTTCAGGGGCTACGCGTCGTTGCCTAGAATGTTTTCGATCATGGTCGTCTTCGAGTGAAACTTTAATATGTGGATATGATTTGCTCTTTGTTGTTAAAGAACGTGCCAGTCTTGATGTTCTCTTGCTTCCCCTGCCAATAGATTTGCATCTCTTCCATGTCTTGATGATCAGATTACCTTCGgtctttcctttttccttaCTCATATCCATTAAAGAAGTAATTAAGTAGCAAAAGAAAAGTGAGAATATTTTGGACTTAATAACAACCACACATACCACCTCCTTATGGTTAATAACCAGCTGGAGAATGAACTGATAATCTGGTATGAAGTTATTACTCAGAAAGATAAGGAGAAAGAATGCTTTGATAAAGAGTTAATTAGATATATAGTGGATGTTCAGGTGGTTAACCTCTATCATAAACCAAACAAACCATAACCTTCACCCTTGGCATCATTGTGTTACTCATATCTACTAAGCAAGGAGAAGTTGTGATCCTGCAAATTAAAGGAAacccagaaaaggaaaacaaaccgCAAGAGATTCTTTTGACTATAAAGTGACACAAAAAGACGATTCAAGGTGGAGTGGTGCCCATAAATGGAGTATATTTCGAGAATTGGAGAAGGGATGAAGGAGCTGATGGATAAAAAGGGCAAATTAAGGAACAAGAAGAGAGCGGCTCACAAGATATGCTTTCACTTGCGTCTTCAAGGGGGCAATCTCGGCATGGAACGATTGTTACAAGCTCTAGCTCAGTTCATATATAAAGCTCGCAAATGGACATTAAATATTGATGGAGAGGCCCTCTTGTCAACGCAAGAAAGGTCTTTTCTGATATGTCATGCCTTCTAATGcttggccttttctttttttttttggcttttatgaatatttttttattaacataaatatttaaactaatttgTATATAACTCAACTAATTACACAGCTTTAAAATTAACGATGGCTTTCATTATCCTTTCATTGACATGAGGTGGCTAGTTTATGTGAATAAAGAAATTTTCAGACAAGTGGACA
This genomic interval from Populus alba chromosome 1, ASM523922v2, whole genome shotgun sequence contains the following:
- the LOC118043046 gene encoding protein SMALL AUXIN UP-REGULATED RNA 54 — translated: MDMSKEKGKTEGNLIIKTWKRCKSIGRGSKRTSRLARSLTTKSKSYPHIKVSLEDDHDRKHSRQRRVAPEGCFSVYVGPQKQRFVIKTEYANHPLFKMLLEEAESEYGYSSEGPLTLPCNVDIFYKVLMAVEDTNVDDKIHLGCGFAKNYGSYHLLSPSRSLL